TTTTCAATTTATAGTAAAATCATTAGATAAcagagaaataaatataagagTAGATGATATTGTTACACCTAATTCTAGGAGAATGATTCCAAAGGAAGGAATgccttcttcaaaaaatcCATCCAAACGTGGAGACCTAATAATTGAATTTGAGGTTATATTTCCAAAAAGCTTGACtagtgaaagaaaaaaattactaagAGAGGTTTTAGCCaatactttttaaaaggaatgccccgaaaaaaaactaaattaATGAATAGGACGTTGCATGATATGCCAGAGCGCGAGAACTAGCGCCTGtaaatattatgtaatttccTAAAATTCGATTAAAATTAGTAAGTACCCTAAGCGCATTCGATTCATATTACGTGATGTTATCTTAATGCCGCTTCTATgcagtgaagaaaaatgaatggaATTTAGGTTTTATCTAATTAatgtattaaataaataattaaataaaatttatttactttttaaagaaagaaaataataaaaaggtgttaagtttttatataaaatgtaaaatttaaCTAaagaaccttttttttccttcattttttttcactccttttttgtttaccctCTCttgtttttcgttttttattactttatttcctcccccatttttgaaatatctTAATTTGTAGTTATGTTTATGTGTATCCTTTACGTCTAGTTTTCACCATAAAGTTGAATTATCcgttcacatattttttatacatatatatatacatgcatcatatgtatatttatataaccGTTTGagctgaagaaaaaagataaaagaaGGAACTCTTTTATAAAGAACCTTTTTTCGAcgttaatattatattattttagaaaatattccACCTTAAATGGTTAATGTGTATGTGCGGAGGCTGTATGAATAGATGTGCGaatggataaaattttaggaacagagaaaaattattactcgcaaaaaaatgcctcTAATTCCGTCAAGATGACTTTTGGATCTAAAAATTGATGCATATGTTTTAGTTCGACTTAGTGGCGACATCCTTAGGTGTAATAACACGTATAGTGTTATATAACCCGAATAATCAGGATTTACattattacaaaatgttAGTTGTGAAAATTTCGCAATTTTCATAGTTCCCTTTTCTTGATAGCTTATGTTCTAggttatataaaaaaaggtagtACACCGTTTGGCTAGACTAGCGTTCCCAACCAGTCTACtgttgtatatatttataattaaaaactcTGCAGGAAATGTTAATTagtatatttgtaaaaaaaagggaaatatgTGCCTTTATTTTGCGTACTTTCAAGTAGAACGCTTTCTTTTGATAGTGATTAAAGGGTTAGACTcataaaaagcaaagaaataATGCTGATTAGCAGtggattgaaaaaaaaactatttacTAATACTTATATTTCTTTAAGAATTATGGTGCTAAATTGGTCTAACAAAAGAAACTAACTTTGAATTGATACTAAATGGATAGCTTATGATAAATCGAGAGGGTCATCATGCGATCATGCATATGAAGTCAAAGGGATGTAAAATAACATAATCATTGATGTAGAAGAATGGACAATGGGTCAATGGGATGAGTACTAGATAGGGGGTGATagacatgaaaaaataataatatagcCATAAgatggagaaaatatttacatggAACATGGCACATGAAACATTTATGCCAGCATTGAAACGGAATATGTGATGCGTAGGAAATTGTATGTACAACCAAATGAGGCATNNNNNNNNNNNNNNNNNNNNNNNNNNNNNNNNNNNNNNNNNNNNNNNNNNNNNNNNNNNNAGGATATCTGTTATCTCTATAATTGGGATTGCGCGGATCTTGAAAATTaccataattattattaggAAAGTGTTTATGCGATAATTCCGCATAGCCTCTCTTACCTTGCAATAAATTTTGTAGTTTATCAATAGTATTATTAAACCTTAAATCATTTGTTTGGCCGTGTtgtcttttactttttagcacttttttaatttgctttCGAATACGTCTATCTTTCAGCACTGAAGGTAAGTGGTGTGAAAATTCACCTTCTCTGTGACCTCCTGGGGCTACCATATATCTTTCTCTGTGTTCCGGATAGCCCTGTTGAAATTCCATAATGGCGTCTCCCACTAGTAATCTACTAGCCCTTACCCCCGAAGAGTCATTTTGTTTGCCTTCTGTGTTCCATGGTTTCCCGCAGGAAGGTGACTATAAATGTTAAGACAATGTTtggttttgttttaaaaaaatgtatttatttctaaattaaaataaccacattaaattgaaaataacaTAGGATgtacgaaaggaaaaataaaaaaaaaaaagaaaagaaataacataaatttaaCACATGTAACTATTTATGCCCTACCTCCTCGAAACGCTGCCATATCCATATTAAAATGGAATATGTAAAAACCTTACTAAAAAGataaaagtatttatttGTCCTTTCTCTCATACGGTATTTTTCTATGATTACTAAAATGTGGGAATGGTTAGTATTTCTTTGTATAAGATACTCTTCTATATAATATTNNNNNNNNNNNNNNNNNNNNNNNNNNNNNNNNNNNNNNNNNNNNNNNNNNNNNNNNNNNNNNNNNNNNNNNNNNNNNNNNNNNNNNNNNNNNNNNNNNNNNNNNNNNNNNNNNNNNNNNNNNNNNNNNNNNNNNNNNNNNNNNNNNNNNNNNNNNNNNNNNNNNNNNNNNNNNNNNNNNNNNNNNNNNNNNNNNNNNNNNNNNNNNNNNNNNNNNNNNNNNNNNNNNNNNNNNNNNNNNNNNNNNNNNNNNNNNNNNNNNNNNNNNNNNNNNNNNNNNNNNNNNNNNNNNNNNNNNNNNNNNNNNNNNNNNNNNNNNNNNNNNNNN
This portion of the Plasmodium cynomolgi strain B DNA, scaffold: 0005, whole genome shotgun sequence genome encodes:
- a CDS encoding Pv-fam-d protein (putative) — translated: MRERTNKYFYLFSKVFTYSILIWIWQRFEESPSCGKPWNTEGKQNDSSGVRASRLLVGDAIMEFQQGYPEHRERYMVAPGGHREGEFSHHLPSVLKDRRIRKQIKKVLKSKRQHGQTNDLRFNNTIDKLQNLLQGKRGYAELSHKHFPNNNY